A single Bacillota bacterium DNA region contains:
- a CDS encoding 2-hydroxyacid dehydrogenase, with product MRVVVGARSFGDLFERLPRLLPGTEVLPSEPGRLAETLRRVGGADVIVPGMSPVDEAVLEQAPGVRLVQQWGAGLDTVDIDACSRRGVPVANVPSAGTGNAESVAEWALLGALAVSRRIEEARRNLDGGSATWGRPVGRLLMGKAALVVGLGGIGQLLAPRLRALGMHVWAVRRRGMGEDGAALVARLGLEGLGGPADLPDLLPRMDALFLCLPLGPESYHLIDGKMLARMKPGAVLVNAGRGGLVDGAALAEALHAGRLGGAALDVFEREPLPADDPLRSAPNLFLTPHIAGVTEESYAGIGAAVAENLRRVEQGLPPLHCVNAAALTRRSSAAGGRPA from the coding sequence ATGCGCGTGGTGGTGGGTGCACGGAGCTTCGGCGACCTCTTCGAACGGCTGCCGCGGCTGCTCCCGGGCACGGAGGTGCTGCCCAGCGAGCCCGGGCGCCTGGCCGAGACGCTGAGGCGGGTGGGCGGGGCTGACGTCATCGTCCCGGGCATGTCGCCGGTGGACGAGGCGGTGCTGGAGCAGGCCCCGGGCGTGCGGCTGGTGCAGCAGTGGGGGGCGGGTCTGGACACGGTGGACATCGACGCGTGCAGCCGGCGCGGCGTGCCGGTGGCCAACGTGCCCTCCGCCGGCACCGGCAACGCCGAGTCGGTGGCCGAGTGGGCGCTCCTGGGGGCGCTGGCGGTCTCCCGGCGCATCGAGGAAGCGCGCCGCAACCTGGACGGGGGTTCGGCCACCTGGGGTCGGCCGGTGGGCCGGCTGCTGATGGGGAAGGCGGCGCTGGTGGTCGGCCTGGGCGGGATCGGACAGCTCCTGGCCCCGCGCCTGCGCGCGCTGGGGATGCACGTCTGGGCGGTCCGCCGGCGCGGGATGGGGGAGGACGGCGCCGCCCTGGTGGCGCGTCTGGGTCTGGAGGGGCTGGGCGGTCCCGCCGACCTGCCGGATCTCCTGCCGCGGATGGATGCCCTTTTCCTCTGCCTGCCGCTGGGGCCGGAGAGCTACCACCTGATCGACGGGAAGATGCTGGCGCGCATGAAGCCGGGTGCCGTCCTGGTCAACGCGGGGCGCGGCGGGCTGGTCGACGGCGCGGCGCTGGCCGAGGCGCTGCACGCGGGCCGGCTGGGGGGAGCCGCCCTCGACGTCTTCGAGCGCGAGCCGCTGCCGGCGGACGATCCGCTCCGCAGCGCGCCCAACCTCTTCCTGACGCCGCACATCGCCGGCGTCACGGAGGAGTCCTACGCCGGCATCGGCGCCGCGGTCGCCGAGAACCTGCGGCGGGTGGAGCAGGGACTGCCCCCGCTCCACTGCGTCAACGCGGCCGCGCTCACGCGGCGCTCCTCGGCCGCAGGCGGAAGGCCCGCCTGA
- a CDS encoding S9 family peptidase, which produces MGYEGIAAIRRGGEWWSLERFRETDLVDFEFVGDAQIAPEGAVVAYVQTVVDKEENRYRSRIFRLPFEGEGEEGEAEPMTTGPGRDFHPRWSPDGRWLAFLSDREAAKGKDAGLDAEGRPLQALGVQLYLMPATGGEALRVTDLRGGVEGFVWAPDGRRVAFVARVPLAGPRFLDEKAADDDELDENERLFRRFNADVKHHTRARYREDGVGYLEDRFLQVFVLDVVAARQAVARGEPRPRPLQLTGGPYDHAMPAWSPDGSTVAVSAARVERSDLARFTDIWLFPADGQGEPRKLTPSRGICTSPAFAPDGRTLAYLGHEREQGWYTDVQLVLIDLEAARRGATDEEVRRSLTRGFARSLEDASVVDMRFAGEGFRPTWSADGRQVLLLASANGTTHLFRVDVAGALESGSGARVERLTTGDLVAFDGSFDPRSGRVALSVGTAENPNDIYVGDLREFRPLAAGPGAEALERLLAAPPEAGGGLPLRRRTHTSSRLLQRRATVLPERFTFRSPGGPELDGWLIRPLGWREGERYPAVVEVHGGPQMMYTSEFFFEFQVLASAGFAVLYANPRGSQGYGEAFTADIRGHWGEHDYADVMALVDAALERYPWIDPERLGIAGGSYGGFMTSWVVGHTDRFRAAVSMRALNNMQSFFGTSDGGYHWDEVFGGKPWEVPDRYDAQSPITYVGRVRTPTLVLHSEEDYRCPLEQGQQMFASLQVQGVESEMFQYPGESHGLSRQGRPWHRVHRLRAIREWFERHLQRGAQPEPQPARSRR; this is translated from the coding sequence GTGGGGTATGAAGGTATCGCTGCGATCCGTCGAGGAGGGGAGTGGTGGAGCCTGGAAAGGTTCCGCGAGACCGACCTGGTGGACTTCGAGTTTGTCGGCGACGCCCAGATCGCACCGGAGGGCGCCGTCGTCGCCTATGTGCAGACGGTGGTGGACAAGGAAGAGAACCGCTACCGCTCCCGCATCTTCCGCCTTCCGTTCGAGGGCGAGGGGGAGGAAGGCGAGGCGGAACCGATGACGACCGGCCCGGGCCGCGACTTCCACCCCCGCTGGTCGCCCGACGGGCGCTGGCTGGCCTTCCTCTCCGACCGCGAGGCGGCGAAGGGGAAGGATGCCGGCCTGGACGCGGAGGGCCGCCCGCTCCAAGCCCTGGGGGTGCAGCTCTACCTGATGCCGGCGACGGGGGGTGAGGCGCTCCGCGTCACCGACCTGCGCGGCGGCGTCGAGGGCTTCGTGTGGGCGCCGGACGGCCGGCGTGTGGCCTTTGTCGCGCGGGTGCCGCTGGCCGGGCCCCGCTTCCTGGACGAGAAGGCGGCCGACGACGACGAGCTGGACGAGAACGAGCGCCTCTTCCGCAGGTTCAACGCCGACGTGAAGCACCACACCCGGGCGCGCTACCGGGAGGACGGCGTCGGCTACCTGGAGGATCGCTTCCTCCAGGTCTTCGTCCTGGACGTGGTCGCCGCCCGGCAGGCGGTGGCGAGGGGAGAGCCGCGCCCGCGGCCGCTCCAGCTGACCGGGGGGCCCTACGACCACGCCATGCCGGCCTGGTCGCCCGACGGCTCGACCGTGGCCGTCTCCGCCGCCCGGGTGGAGCGTTCCGACCTGGCCCGCTTCACCGACATCTGGCTCTTCCCCGCCGACGGCCAGGGCGAGCCGAGGAAGCTGACGCCCTCCCGCGGCATCTGCACCTCTCCCGCCTTCGCCCCGGACGGGCGCACCCTTGCCTACCTGGGCCACGAGCGGGAGCAGGGCTGGTACACCGACGTGCAGCTCGTCCTGATCGACCTGGAGGCCGCCCGCCGCGGCGCGACGGACGAGGAGGTGCGCCGCTCGCTGACGCGGGGGTTCGCCCGCTCGCTGGAGGACGCCTCGGTGGTCGACATGCGCTTCGCAGGCGAGGGCTTCCGGCCCACCTGGAGCGCCGACGGCCGGCAGGTGCTTCTCCTCGCCTCCGCCAACGGGACCACCCACCTCTTCCGCGTCGACGTGGCGGGGGCGCTGGAAAGCGGCTCCGGGGCCCGGGTGGAGCGGCTGACCACGGGCGACCTGGTCGCCTTCGACGGCAGCTTCGACCCCCGCAGCGGGCGGGTGGCGCTCTCGGTGGGGACGGCGGAGAACCCCAACGACATCTACGTAGGCGACCTGCGGGAGTTCCGGCCGCTCGCCGCCGGGCCCGGCGCCGAGGCGCTGGAGCGGTTGCTGGCGGCGCCGCCCGAGGCGGGGGGCGGGCTGCCGCTGCGGCGCCGGACGCACACTTCCAGCCGGCTCCTCCAGCGCCGGGCGACGGTACTGCCCGAGCGCTTCACCTTCCGCTCGCCCGGAGGGCCTGAGCTCGACGGCTGGCTGATCCGGCCGCTCGGCTGGCGGGAGGGCGAGCGCTACCCCGCCGTGGTGGAGGTCCACGGCGGGCCGCAGATGATGTACACGAGCGAGTTCTTCTTCGAGTTCCAGGTGCTGGCGTCGGCGGGCTTCGCCGTCCTCTACGCCAACCCGCGCGGCAGCCAGGGCTACGGCGAGGCGTTCACCGCCGACATCCGCGGCCACTGGGGCGAGCACGACTACGCCGACGTGATGGCGCTGGTGGACGCGGCGCTGGAGCGCTACCCCTGGATCGACCCGGAGCGGCTGGGCATCGCCGGCGGCAGCTACGGCGGCTTCATGACCAGCTGGGTGGTCGGGCACACCGACCGCTTCCGCGCGGCGGTCTCCATGCGAGCGCTCAACAACATGCAGAGCTTCTTCGGCACCTCCGACGGGGGTTACCACTGGGATGAGGTCTTCGGCGGCAAGCCCTGGGAGGTGCCCGACCGCTACGATGCCCAGTCGCCCATCACCTACGTGGGGCGCGTCCGTACGCCCACCCTGGTCCTCCACAGCGAGGAGGACTACCGCTGCCCGCTGGAGCAGGGGCAGCAGATGTTCGCCTCGCTGCAGGTGCAGGGGGTGGAGAGCGAGATGTTCCAGTATCCCGGCGAGAGCCACGGCCTCAGCCGGCAGGGGAGGCCGTGGCACCGCGTCCACCGCCTGAGGGCGATCCGGGAGTGGTTCGAACGCCACCTTCAGCGGGGCGCGCAACCGGAGCCGCAGCCGGCGCGGAGCCGGCGCTGA
- a CDS encoding 2-oxoacid:ferredoxin oxidoreductase subunit beta — MATLEAFKTDEKAWWCPGCGDFGVLSALQKALADLDLEPEKVALVAGIGCSGKIGNYINSYNLHVTHGRTLPAALGVKLANPSLTVIAAGGDGDAFAIGMSHFAHAVRRNPDITYIVMDNHIYGLTKGQNSPTSDPGAKSKATPWGNVEQPVRPLSLALSAGATFVAQGFSGNPRQLTAIIEEAIRHKGFSYVNAISPCVTFNRVNTYDFYRKSLVNLEEDPEYRTNDRAWALRKLLETDELVTGIIYRDDETLSFEERLPGFLEAKPAAQRTLEELEAEKARVRQLIESYR; from the coding sequence ATGGCTACGCTGGAAGCCTTCAAGACCGACGAGAAGGCCTGGTGGTGCCCGGGCTGCGGCGACTTCGGCGTCCTCTCGGCGCTGCAGAAGGCGCTGGCCGACCTGGACCTGGAGCCGGAGAAGGTGGCCCTGGTGGCCGGCATCGGCTGCTCGGGCAAGATCGGCAACTACATCAACTCCTACAACCTGCACGTGACGCACGGGCGGACGCTGCCCGCGGCGCTCGGCGTCAAGCTGGCCAACCCGTCGCTGACGGTGATCGCCGCCGGCGGCGACGGCGACGCCTTCGCCATCGGCATGAGCCACTTCGCCCATGCGGTCCGGCGGAACCCGGACATCACGTACATCGTGATGGACAACCACATCTACGGCCTGACCAAGGGGCAGAACTCTCCCACCAGCGACCCGGGCGCCAAGAGCAAGGCGACCCCGTGGGGCAACGTGGAGCAGCCCGTCCGGCCCCTCTCCCTCGCGCTCAGCGCCGGCGCCACCTTCGTGGCGCAGGGCTTCTCCGGCAACCCGCGGCAGCTGACCGCGATCATCGAGGAAGCCATCCGGCACAAGGGCTTCAGCTATGTCAACGCCATCAGCCCCTGCGTCACCTTCAACCGGGTCAACACCTACGACTTCTACCGGAAGTCGCTGGTCAACCTGGAGGAGGATCCGGAGTACAGGACGAACGATCGGGCTTGGGCGCTGCGGAAGCTCCTGGAGACCGACGAGCTGGTGACGGGCATCATCTACCGGGACGACGAGACGCTCTCCTTCGAGGAGCGGCTGCCCGGCTTCCTGGAGGCGAAGCCGGCGGCGCAGCGGACGCTGGAGGAGCTGGAGGCCGAGAAGGCGCGGGTCCGCCAGCTGATCGAGAGCTACCGCTGA